A stretch of the Ostrea edulis chromosome 9, xbOstEdul1.1, whole genome shotgun sequence genome encodes the following:
- the LOC130050152 gene encoding BLOC-3 complex member HPS1-like isoform X2 gives MRGFVVVNRINDVFYLDCDTEFTNHVNIQAVEQGLLEAGNYDEETLDSSIVMQLFSPLFMSQWFLIEQRKNPCSSISCENGFMFVFKQYEELLIIAISKEEEDTEQFLNKKIGVFIRVIEFLFGPVSNEMGYSLICRRSDRWRFLQNLMKTWEMLRKEEHSFLVEAVERLHVNQLVNDKCMEILEYAISRLQNAGERNTHHALLVVNSKLLSLFSNRNAPSLAESDVLCTILLARLLFPTNEKLEDLFSYRKSDDNSVSEELKSPASITVPSPVDRYESAVEGDDSMEEDNYMSATDTPTPKTRLSENPYPAVSEHVTEDESMTTEQKPVDVTSEGFITPESVLSITDLHKVADQGGRLTPVGRSRSRTFDGILTGRITPGPGRARSRSLNVGQQTQRDDVSFQRSSSPLPKQEPIQPVSPVIRSSPNHIRQTAFLSTQMCSFSPYHLDFIQIFPGMVIVLLSEIPRASHASSLCQLLRLLADLLSGQKSQVQRVQGHVLYDLINTLLYKLATAMRKAKGKIEKILEDIRRRWDNAEFKLALLSYLEQGAGTEIPPGAERSLTGLHKKVKDLFLHLYLYPYDISPSVSQAMTSICEKAMVKMFDYKDYLSVKSQRNIVMTSYLDAYPGLVHFIYIDRRTNQVTAPSLNITEEGENLDATQFLKNKTQVFLMIKRMN, from the exons ATGAGAGGATTCGTCGTTGTCAACAGAATAAACGATGTGTTTTACCTCGATTGTGACACAGAGTTCACAAATCACGTGAATATACAGGCTGTGGAACAAGGATTACTCGAG GCTGGCAACTATGATGAAGAAACTCTGGACTCCAGCATTGTCATGCAGCTGTTTTCACCTTTGTTCATGTCACAATGGTTTCTCATAGAACAAAGGAAAAACCCTTGTTCATCTATTTCATGTGAAAATGGCTTTATGTTTGTGTTCAAACAG taTGAGGAATTGCTGATTATCGCAATTAGCAAAGAAGAAGAAGACACGGAACAGTTTCTAAATAAGAAGATTGGTGTGTTTATTCGTGTGATCGAATTTCTCTTTGGACCAGTCTCAAATGA AATGGGTTATAGCCTAATCTGCAGAAGAAGTGACAGATGgcgatttttacaaaatttaatgaaaacctGGGAAATGCTTAGAAAAGAGGAACATTCATTTCTTGTTGAG GCAGTAGAGAGACTTCATGTGAATCAGCTGGTGAATGATAAGTGTATGGAAATCTTAGAATATGCCATCAGTCGTTTACAGAATGCAGGAGAGAGAAATACCCATCATGCACTTCTGGTTGTAAACAGCAAATTATTGTCCCTATTCTCAAA cCGTAATGCGCCATCACTGGCAGAATCTGATGTCTTGTGCACCATCTTGTTAGCACGGTTACTATTTCCAACCAATGAGAAGCTAGAGGATTTGTTTTCCTACCGTAAGTCGGATGATAATAGCGTTTCGGAGGAATTGAAGTCCCCAGCATCCATTACAGTGCCTTCTCCTGTCGACAGATATGAGAGCGCCGTTGAGGGAGATGACTCTATGGAAGAAGATAAT TACATGAGTGCAACAGATACCCCTACTCCCAAAACAAGACTGTCAG AGAATCCATACCCGGCTGTCTCTGAGCATGTGACTGAGGACGAATCGATGACAACAGAACAAAAGCCAGTAGATGTCACCAGTGAAGGCTTCATCACGCCAGAGTCGGTGTTGTCCATCACCGATTTACACAAG GTGGCTGATCAAGGTGGTAGACTGACGCCTGTTGGCAGAAGTCGCAGTAGAACCTTTGATGGGATTTTAACAGGCCGCATTACCCCGGGGCCGGGCCGGGCTAGGAGCAGAAGTCTTAATGTGGGCCAGCAAACTCAAAGAG ATGATGTATCATTCCAAAGAAGCTCATCACCTTTACCAAAGCAGGAACCAATTCAACCTGTATCACCGGTAATCCGCTCCAGTCCGAACCACATCCGTCAGACGGCCTTCCTGTCCACACAGATGTGTAGCTTCTCTCCCTATCATCTGGACTTCATCCAAATTTTCCCAGGCATGGTCATAGTCCTGCTGAGTGAG atTCCAAGAGCAAGCCATGCCAGCAGTTTATGTCAGTTGTTACGATTACTGGCGGACCTCTTGTCGGGACAGAAATCCCAAGTTCAACGAGTCCAAGGTCATGTCCTGTATGACCTCATCAATACTCTTCTCTACAAACTGGCAACAGCCATGAGAAAAGCTAAA GGCAAAATAGAAAAAATTCTGGAAGATATTCGGAGAAGATGGGATAATGCTGAATTTAAGTTAGCTCTTCTGTcctatttggaacaaggggccGGAACGGAGATTCCTCCTGG TGCAGAGCGATCCCTGACAGGCCTACATAAGAAAGTGAAGGATTTGTTTCTACATTTGTATCTCTATCCTTACGACATTTCTCCCTCAGTCAGTCAGGCCATGACGTCCATATGTGAAAAGGCCATGGTCAAAATGTTTGACTACAAAGACTATCTTTCCGTCAAGTCACAGAGAAACATTGTGATGACCTC ATACCTGGATGCCTATCCTGGACTGGTTCACTTTATCTACATTGACAGGAGAACCAATCAAGTCACAGCACCCTCCCTCAACATCACAGAGGAAGGAGAGAATCTAGATGCCACTCAGTTCTTAAAAAACAaa ACGCAAGTGTTCTTGATGATTAAAAGAAtgaactag
- the LOC130050151 gene encoding polycomb group RING finger protein 1-like isoform X2 — MIRVCKSCIVKHLQSSKNCPQCGVKVHETQPLLHLRPDRTMQDIVYKLVPHLFESEEKRKEEFYNSRGFKTQKKGQVLAGVVEKTSEPKLSCVLSSPNAHQFQYDEKICLCLERYSLHPQHFVNHSFTLPSLEKKFLRCSARVCVSDLKQHLNERLDFPSQLHLLLICGAEELTDEMSLKQVYLMNWSPRGTPMFIFYKVSGEVG, encoded by the exons atgataagAG tttgcAAAAGTTGTATTGTGAAGCATCTCCAGAGTAGCAAAAATTGTCCACAATGTGGGGTCAAAGTTCATGAGACTCAACCTCTTCTTCATCTTCGACCAGATCGTACAATGCAAGATATTGTATACAAGCTTGTACCTCACCTCtttgaaa gtgaagaaaaaagaaaggaaGAGTTTTACAACTCAAGGGGCTTCAAAACACAAAAGAAAGGTCAAGTTTTGG CTGGAGTTGTAGAAAAGACATCAGAACCCAAATTATCTTGTGTCCTCAGTAGCCCTAATGCTCACCAGTTCCAATATGATGAAAAGATCTGCCTCTGTTTGGAAAGATACAG cttACATCCTCAGCATTTTGTCAACCATTCCTTCACACTGCCATCCCTAGAGAAGAAATTCCTCAGGTGTTCCGCGAGAGTATGTGTATCAGATCTAAAACAGCATCTAAATGAGCGCCTGGACTTTCCCTCTCAGTTACAT TTATTACTCATTTGTGGAGCAGAGGAACTGACAGACGAAATGTCTCTAAAACAAGTCTATCTCATGAACTGGAGTCCACGG GGAACCCCAATGTTCATTTTCTACAAAGTCAGTGGTGAAGTTGGTTAA
- the LOC130050152 gene encoding BLOC-3 complex member HPS1-like isoform X1 — protein sequence MRGFVVVNRINDVFYLDCDTEFTNHVNIQAVEQGLLEAGNYDEETLDSSIVMQLFSPLFMSQWFLIEQRKNPCSSISCENGFMFVFKQYEELLIIAISKEEEDTEQFLNKKIGVFIRVIEFLFGPVSNEMGYSLICRRSDRWRFLQNLMKTWEMLRKEEHSFLVEAVERLHVNQLVNDKCMEILEYAISRLQNAGERNTHHALLVVNSKLLSLFSNRNAPSLAESDVLCTILLARLLFPTNEKLEDLFSYRKSDDNSVSEELKSPASITVPSPVDRYESAVEGDDSMEEDNYMSATDTPTPKTRLSENPYPAVSEHVTEDESMTTEQKPVDVTSEGFITPESVLSITDLHKVADQGGRLTPVGRSRSRTFDGILTGRITPGPGRARSRSLNVGQQTQRDDVSFQRSSSPLPKQEPIQPVSPVIRSSPNHIRQTAFLSTQMCSFSPYHLDFIQIFPGMVIVLLSEIPRASHASSLCQLLRLLADLLSGQKSQVQRVQGHVLYDLINTLLYKLATAMRKAKGKIEKILEDIRRRWDNAEFKLALLSYLEQGAGTEIPPGAERSLTGLHKKVKDLFLHLYLYPYDISPSVSQAMTSICEKAMVKMFDYKDYLSVKSQRNIVMTSYLDAYPGLVHFIYIDRRTNQVTAPSLNITEEGENLDATQFLKNKIWKMTSWMYGKLAEGVTMAMAREGDYHYSYFLWFTDYQGIPTQVQQPYQEGEVHHPPGILSGQFYSALKKQCFPNILPGAVSCYELVMMHVGVVSVQYIINHRLKLAKQLYEASGETQMNLVL from the exons ATGAGAGGATTCGTCGTTGTCAACAGAATAAACGATGTGTTTTACCTCGATTGTGACACAGAGTTCACAAATCACGTGAATATACAGGCTGTGGAACAAGGATTACTCGAG GCTGGCAACTATGATGAAGAAACTCTGGACTCCAGCATTGTCATGCAGCTGTTTTCACCTTTGTTCATGTCACAATGGTTTCTCATAGAACAAAGGAAAAACCCTTGTTCATCTATTTCATGTGAAAATGGCTTTATGTTTGTGTTCAAACAG taTGAGGAATTGCTGATTATCGCAATTAGCAAAGAAGAAGAAGACACGGAACAGTTTCTAAATAAGAAGATTGGTGTGTTTATTCGTGTGATCGAATTTCTCTTTGGACCAGTCTCAAATGA AATGGGTTATAGCCTAATCTGCAGAAGAAGTGACAGATGgcgatttttacaaaatttaatgaaaacctGGGAAATGCTTAGAAAAGAGGAACATTCATTTCTTGTTGAG GCAGTAGAGAGACTTCATGTGAATCAGCTGGTGAATGATAAGTGTATGGAAATCTTAGAATATGCCATCAGTCGTTTACAGAATGCAGGAGAGAGAAATACCCATCATGCACTTCTGGTTGTAAACAGCAAATTATTGTCCCTATTCTCAAA cCGTAATGCGCCATCACTGGCAGAATCTGATGTCTTGTGCACCATCTTGTTAGCACGGTTACTATTTCCAACCAATGAGAAGCTAGAGGATTTGTTTTCCTACCGTAAGTCGGATGATAATAGCGTTTCGGAGGAATTGAAGTCCCCAGCATCCATTACAGTGCCTTCTCCTGTCGACAGATATGAGAGCGCCGTTGAGGGAGATGACTCTATGGAAGAAGATAAT TACATGAGTGCAACAGATACCCCTACTCCCAAAACAAGACTGTCAG AGAATCCATACCCGGCTGTCTCTGAGCATGTGACTGAGGACGAATCGATGACAACAGAACAAAAGCCAGTAGATGTCACCAGTGAAGGCTTCATCACGCCAGAGTCGGTGTTGTCCATCACCGATTTACACAAG GTGGCTGATCAAGGTGGTAGACTGACGCCTGTTGGCAGAAGTCGCAGTAGAACCTTTGATGGGATTTTAACAGGCCGCATTACCCCGGGGCCGGGCCGGGCTAGGAGCAGAAGTCTTAATGTGGGCCAGCAAACTCAAAGAG ATGATGTATCATTCCAAAGAAGCTCATCACCTTTACCAAAGCAGGAACCAATTCAACCTGTATCACCGGTAATCCGCTCCAGTCCGAACCACATCCGTCAGACGGCCTTCCTGTCCACACAGATGTGTAGCTTCTCTCCCTATCATCTGGACTTCATCCAAATTTTCCCAGGCATGGTCATAGTCCTGCTGAGTGAG atTCCAAGAGCAAGCCATGCCAGCAGTTTATGTCAGTTGTTACGATTACTGGCGGACCTCTTGTCGGGACAGAAATCCCAAGTTCAACGAGTCCAAGGTCATGTCCTGTATGACCTCATCAATACTCTTCTCTACAAACTGGCAACAGCCATGAGAAAAGCTAAA GGCAAAATAGAAAAAATTCTGGAAGATATTCGGAGAAGATGGGATAATGCTGAATTTAAGTTAGCTCTTCTGTcctatttggaacaaggggccGGAACGGAGATTCCTCCTGG TGCAGAGCGATCCCTGACAGGCCTACATAAGAAAGTGAAGGATTTGTTTCTACATTTGTATCTCTATCCTTACGACATTTCTCCCTCAGTCAGTCAGGCCATGACGTCCATATGTGAAAAGGCCATGGTCAAAATGTTTGACTACAAAGACTATCTTTCCGTCAAGTCACAGAGAAACATTGTGATGACCTC ATACCTGGATGCCTATCCTGGACTGGTTCACTTTATCTACATTGACAGGAGAACCAATCAAGTCACAGCACCCTCCCTCAACATCACAGAGGAAGGAGAGAATCTAGATGCCACTCAGTTCTTAAAAAACAaa ATATGGAAAATGACAAGCTGGATGTACGGAAAGCTTGCAGAAGGGGTAACCATGGCAATGGCTAGAGAAGGAGACTATCACTACTCATATTTCTTATGGTTTACCGATTATCAA GGAATACCCACTCAAGTTCAGCAGCCATACCAAGAGGGAGAAGTCCACCATCCCCCAGGCATCTTGTCAGGGCAGTTTTATAGTGCACTGAAAAAACAATGTTTTCCAAATATTCTCCCAGGTGCTGTGAGCTGTTACGAACTAGTTATGATGCATGTTGGAGTTGTCAGTGTGCAATATATCATCAATCACAGACTGAAGTTAGCCAAACAATTGTATGAAGCTTCAGGAGAAACACAAATGAACCTTGTATTGTGA
- the LOC130050152 gene encoding uncharacterized protein LOC130050152 isoform X3, giving the protein MRGFVVVNRINDVFYLDCDTEFTNHVNIQAVEQGLLEAGNYDEETLDSSIVMQLFSPLFMSQWFLIEQRKNPCSSISCENGFMFVFKQYEELLIIAISKEEEDTEQFLNKKIGVFIRVIEFLFGPVSNEMGYSLICRRSDRWRFLQNLMKTWEMLRKEEHSFLVEAVERLHVNQLVNDKCMEILEYAISRLQNAGERNTHHALLVVNSKLLSLFSNRNAPSLAESDVLCTILLARLLFPTNEKLEDLFSYRKSDDNSVSEELKSPASITVPSPVDRYESAVEGDDSMEEDNYMSATDTPTPKTRLSENPYPAVSEHVTEDESMTTEQKPVDVTSEGFITPESVLSITDLHKVADQGGRLTPVGRSRSRTFDGILTGRITPGPGRARSRSLNVGQQTQRDDVSFQRSSSPLPKQEPIQPVSPVIRSSPNHIRQTAFLSTQMCSFSPYHLDFIQIFPGMVIVLLSEIPRASHASSLCQLLRLLADLLSGQKSQVQRVQGHVLYDLINTLLYKLATAMRKAKGKIEKILEDIRRRWDNAEFKLALLSYLEQGAGTEIPPGAERSLTGLHKKVKDLFLHLYLYPYDISPSVSQAMTSICEKAMVKMFDYKDYLSVKSQRNIVMTSYPCIRKYTWMPILDWFTLSTLTGEPIKSQHPPSTSQRKERI; this is encoded by the exons ATGAGAGGATTCGTCGTTGTCAACAGAATAAACGATGTGTTTTACCTCGATTGTGACACAGAGTTCACAAATCACGTGAATATACAGGCTGTGGAACAAGGATTACTCGAG GCTGGCAACTATGATGAAGAAACTCTGGACTCCAGCATTGTCATGCAGCTGTTTTCACCTTTGTTCATGTCACAATGGTTTCTCATAGAACAAAGGAAAAACCCTTGTTCATCTATTTCATGTGAAAATGGCTTTATGTTTGTGTTCAAACAG taTGAGGAATTGCTGATTATCGCAATTAGCAAAGAAGAAGAAGACACGGAACAGTTTCTAAATAAGAAGATTGGTGTGTTTATTCGTGTGATCGAATTTCTCTTTGGACCAGTCTCAAATGA AATGGGTTATAGCCTAATCTGCAGAAGAAGTGACAGATGgcgatttttacaaaatttaatgaaaacctGGGAAATGCTTAGAAAAGAGGAACATTCATTTCTTGTTGAG GCAGTAGAGAGACTTCATGTGAATCAGCTGGTGAATGATAAGTGTATGGAAATCTTAGAATATGCCATCAGTCGTTTACAGAATGCAGGAGAGAGAAATACCCATCATGCACTTCTGGTTGTAAACAGCAAATTATTGTCCCTATTCTCAAA cCGTAATGCGCCATCACTGGCAGAATCTGATGTCTTGTGCACCATCTTGTTAGCACGGTTACTATTTCCAACCAATGAGAAGCTAGAGGATTTGTTTTCCTACCGTAAGTCGGATGATAATAGCGTTTCGGAGGAATTGAAGTCCCCAGCATCCATTACAGTGCCTTCTCCTGTCGACAGATATGAGAGCGCCGTTGAGGGAGATGACTCTATGGAAGAAGATAAT TACATGAGTGCAACAGATACCCCTACTCCCAAAACAAGACTGTCAG AGAATCCATACCCGGCTGTCTCTGAGCATGTGACTGAGGACGAATCGATGACAACAGAACAAAAGCCAGTAGATGTCACCAGTGAAGGCTTCATCACGCCAGAGTCGGTGTTGTCCATCACCGATTTACACAAG GTGGCTGATCAAGGTGGTAGACTGACGCCTGTTGGCAGAAGTCGCAGTAGAACCTTTGATGGGATTTTAACAGGCCGCATTACCCCGGGGCCGGGCCGGGCTAGGAGCAGAAGTCTTAATGTGGGCCAGCAAACTCAAAGAG ATGATGTATCATTCCAAAGAAGCTCATCACCTTTACCAAAGCAGGAACCAATTCAACCTGTATCACCGGTAATCCGCTCCAGTCCGAACCACATCCGTCAGACGGCCTTCCTGTCCACACAGATGTGTAGCTTCTCTCCCTATCATCTGGACTTCATCCAAATTTTCCCAGGCATGGTCATAGTCCTGCTGAGTGAG atTCCAAGAGCAAGCCATGCCAGCAGTTTATGTCAGTTGTTACGATTACTGGCGGACCTCTTGTCGGGACAGAAATCCCAAGTTCAACGAGTCCAAGGTCATGTCCTGTATGACCTCATCAATACTCTTCTCTACAAACTGGCAACAGCCATGAGAAAAGCTAAA GGCAAAATAGAAAAAATTCTGGAAGATATTCGGAGAAGATGGGATAATGCTGAATTTAAGTTAGCTCTTCTGTcctatttggaacaaggggccGGAACGGAGATTCCTCCTGG TGCAGAGCGATCCCTGACAGGCCTACATAAGAAAGTGAAGGATTTGTTTCTACATTTGTATCTCTATCCTTACGACATTTCTCCCTCAGTCAGTCAGGCCATGACGTCCATATGTGAAAAGGCCATGGTCAAAATGTTTGACTACAAAGACTATCTTTCCGTCAAGTCACAGAGAAACATTGTGATGACCTCGTATCcttgtatcagaaaat ATACCTGGATGCCTATCCTGGACTGGTTCACTTTATCTACATTGACAGGAGAACCAATCAAGTCACAGCACCCTCCCTCAACATCACAGAGGAAGGAGAGAATCTAG
- the LOC130050151 gene encoding polycomb group RING finger protein 1-like isoform X1 encodes MEEDLQIRMQLINPHIVCSMCAGYYIDATTITECLHTFCKSCIVKHLQSSKNCPQCGVKVHETQPLLHLRPDRTMQDIVYKLVPHLFESEEKRKEEFYNSRGFKTQKKGQVLAGVVEKTSEPKLSCVLSSPNAHQFQYDEKICLCLERYSLHPQHFVNHSFTLPSLEKKFLRCSARVCVSDLKQHLNERLDFPSQLHLLLICGAEELTDEMSLKQVYLMNWSPRGTPMFIFYKVSGEVG; translated from the exons ATGGAAGAG GATTTACAGATCAGGATGCAGCTGATAAACCCTCACATTGTGTGTTCTATGTGTGCAGGGTACTACATTGATGCCACAACAATCACGGAATGCCTGCACACCT tttgcAAAAGTTGTATTGTGAAGCATCTCCAGAGTAGCAAAAATTGTCCACAATGTGGGGTCAAAGTTCATGAGACTCAACCTCTTCTTCATCTTCGACCAGATCGTACAATGCAAGATATTGTATACAAGCTTGTACCTCACCTCtttgaaa gtgaagaaaaaagaaaggaaGAGTTTTACAACTCAAGGGGCTTCAAAACACAAAAGAAAGGTCAAGTTTTGG CTGGAGTTGTAGAAAAGACATCAGAACCCAAATTATCTTGTGTCCTCAGTAGCCCTAATGCTCACCAGTTCCAATATGATGAAAAGATCTGCCTCTGTTTGGAAAGATACAG cttACATCCTCAGCATTTTGTCAACCATTCCTTCACACTGCCATCCCTAGAGAAGAAATTCCTCAGGTGTTCCGCGAGAGTATGTGTATCAGATCTAAAACAGCATCTAAATGAGCGCCTGGACTTTCCCTCTCAGTTACAT TTATTACTCATTTGTGGAGCAGAGGAACTGACAGACGAAATGTCTCTAAAACAAGTCTATCTCATGAACTGGAGTCCACGG GGAACCCCAATGTTCATTTTCTACAAAGTCAGTGGTGAAGTTGGTTAA